One genomic region from Hirundo rustica isolate bHirRus1 chromosome 5, bHirRus1.pri.v3, whole genome shotgun sequence encodes:
- the KLHL8 gene encoding kelch-like protein 8 isoform X2 — MASESMVPEQAKQHLAKGKRRQQQQTRPSTSDGDEDVFVFEAHEAWKDFHSSLLHFFEAGELCDVTLKVGSKLISCHKLVLACVIPYFRAMFLSEMAEAKQKLIEIRDFDGDAIEDLVRFAYSSRLTLTVDNVQPLLYAACILQVELVAKACCEYMKLHFHPSNCLAVRAFAESHNRIDLMDMADQFACEHFTEVMECEDFVSVSPQHLHKLLSSSDLNIENEKQVYSAAIKWLLANPQHHATWLDEILAQVRLPLLPICFLMGVVAKEEIVKQNLKCRDLLDEARNYHLHLSSRAVPDFEYSIRTTPRKQTAGVLFCVGGRGGSGDPFRSIECYSISKNSWFFGPEMNSRRRHVGVISVGGKVYAVGGHDGNEHLGSMEVFDPLTNKWMMKASMNTKRRGIALASLGGPIYAIGGLDDNTCFSDAERYDIDSDRWSTVASMNTPRGGVGSVALVNHVYAVGGNDGVASLSSVEKYDPHLDKWIEVKEMGQRRAGNGVSELHGCLYVVGGFDDNSPLSSVERFDPRCNKWEYVAELTTPRGGVGIATLMGKIFAVGGHNGNVYLNTVEAFDPIVNRWELVGSVSHCRAGAGVAVCSCLSSQIRDVGQGSSNVVDCM, encoded by the exons aTGGCTTCAGAATCCATGGTCCCTGAGCAGGCAAAACAACATCTGGCAAAGGGAAAaaggcggcagcagcagcaaactcGGCCTTCCACCAGTGATGGGGATGAAGATGTCTTCGTGTTTGAGGCACATGAGGCTTGGAAGGATTTTCACAGCTCTCTCCTTCACTTCTTTGAAGCTGGAGAGCTCTGTGATGTTACACTGAAG GTGGGTTCGAAGCTGATCTCCTGCCACAAACTGGTGCTAGCTTGCGTCATCCCGTACTTCCGAGCCATGTTTCTTTCGGAAATGGCTGAGGCCAAGCAGAAGCTGATCGAGATCAGGGACTTTGACGGCGATGCCATCGAGGACCTGGTGAGGTTCGCGTACTCCTCGCGGCTCACGCTGACGGTGGACAACGTGCAGCCCCTCCTGTACGCCGCCTGCATCCTGCAGGTAGAACTGGTGGCAAAGGCCTGCTGCGAGTACATGAAGCTGCACTTCCACCCCTCCAACTGCCTGGCAGTCAGGGCGTTCGCCGAGAGCCACAACCGCATCGACCTGATGGACATGGCCGATCAGTTTGCTTGTGAACATTTCACAGAAGTGATGGAGTGCGAGGACTTTGTGAGCGTGTCACCGCAGCACCTCCATAAACTCCTGTCCTCCAGTGACCTGAACATTGAAAACGAAAAGCAAGTTTACAGTGCTGCTATCAAGTGGCTGCTGGCCAATCCGCAGCATCATGCCACGTGGCTGGATGAGATCCTTGCACAG GTACGGCTGCCTCTCTTGCCCATTTGTTTCCTTATGGGTGTTGTGGCAAAGGAAGAGATTGTCAAGCAGAATCTAAAATGTAGGGATTTGCTGGATGAAGCAAGGAACTACCACCTTCACCtgagcagcagggcagtgcctgACTTTGAGTACTCCATTCGCACAACACCAAGGAAGCAGACTGCTG gtgTGCTGTTCTGTGTCGGTGGCAGAGGCGGATCCGGTGACCCCTTCCGCAGCATCGAGTGTTACTCCATCAGTAAGAACAGCTGGTTCTTCGGCCCTGAAATgaacagcaggaggaggcacGTGGGCGTGATCTCCGTGGGAG GTAAAGTCTACGCAGTAGGTGGACATGATGGAAATGAGCACTTAGGAAGCATGGAAGTATTTGATCCTCTCACAAACAAGTGGATGATGAAGGCATCAATGAACACAAAGAG GAGAGGCATCGCCCTGGCGTCCCTGGGGGGCCCCATCTACGCCATCGGGGGCTTGGATGACAACACGTGCTTCAGCGACGCGGAGCGCTACGACATCGACTCGGATCGCTGGAGCACCGTGGCCTCCATGAACACTCCCCGGGGAGGCGTGGGCTCCGTAGCCCTGGTG AACCATGTTTACGCTGTGGGTGGCAATGATGGTGTAGCATCTCTTTCCAGCGTGGAGAAATACGATCCCCACTTGGATAAGTGGATAGAAGTGAAAGAGATGGGTCAGCGAAGGGCTGGGAACGGTGTCAGCGAGCTCCACGGCTGCTTATATGTTGTGG GTGGCTTTGATGACAACTCGCCCCTGAGCTCGGTGGAGCGGTTTGACCCACGCTGTAACAAATGGGAATACGTGGCAGAGCTCACAACTCCAAGGGGTGGTGTTGGCATAGCAACACTGATGGGAAAAATTTTTGCAGTTGGAGGTCATAACGGCAACGTGTACCTGAATACAGTGGAAGCATTTGATCCCATAGTGAACAG GTGGGAGCTCGTGGGCTCGGTGTCacactgcagggcaggggcgGGCGTGGCCGTGTGCTCCTGTCTCAGCAGCCAGATCCGGGATGTGGGCCAAGGATCCAGCAACGTTGTGGACTGCATGTGA
- the KLHL8 gene encoding kelch-like protein 8 isoform X1, with protein sequence MASESMVPEQAKQHLAKGKRRQQQQTRPSTSDGDEDVFVFEAHEAWKDFHSSLLHFFEAGELCDVTLKVGSKLISCHKLVLACVIPYFRAMFLSEMAEAKQKLIEIRDFDGDAIEDLVRFAYSSRLTLTVDNVQPLLYAACILQVELVAKACCEYMKLHFHPSNCLAVRAFAESHNRIDLMDMADQFACEHFTEVMECEDFVSVSPQHLHKLLSSSDLNIENEKQVYSAAIKWLLANPQHHATWLDEILAQVRLPLLPICFLMGVVAKEEIVKQNLKCRDLLDEARNYHLHLSSRAVPDFEYSIRTTPRKQTAGVLFCVGGRGGSGDPFRSIECYSISKNSWFFGPEMNSRRRHVGVISVGGKVYAVGGHDGNEHLGSMEVFDPLTNKWMMKASMNTKRTRTEVLLLWFPRRGIALASLGGPIYAIGGLDDNTCFSDAERYDIDSDRWSTVASMNTPRGGVGSVALVNHVYAVGGNDGVASLSSVEKYDPHLDKWIEVKEMGQRRAGNGVSELHGCLYVVGGFDDNSPLSSVERFDPRCNKWEYVAELTTPRGGVGIATLMGKIFAVGGHNGNVYLNTVEAFDPIVNRWELVGSVSHCRAGAGVAVCSCLSSQIRDVGQGSSNVVDCM encoded by the exons aTGGCTTCAGAATCCATGGTCCCTGAGCAGGCAAAACAACATCTGGCAAAGGGAAAaaggcggcagcagcagcaaactcGGCCTTCCACCAGTGATGGGGATGAAGATGTCTTCGTGTTTGAGGCACATGAGGCTTGGAAGGATTTTCACAGCTCTCTCCTTCACTTCTTTGAAGCTGGAGAGCTCTGTGATGTTACACTGAAG GTGGGTTCGAAGCTGATCTCCTGCCACAAACTGGTGCTAGCTTGCGTCATCCCGTACTTCCGAGCCATGTTTCTTTCGGAAATGGCTGAGGCCAAGCAGAAGCTGATCGAGATCAGGGACTTTGACGGCGATGCCATCGAGGACCTGGTGAGGTTCGCGTACTCCTCGCGGCTCACGCTGACGGTGGACAACGTGCAGCCCCTCCTGTACGCCGCCTGCATCCTGCAGGTAGAACTGGTGGCAAAGGCCTGCTGCGAGTACATGAAGCTGCACTTCCACCCCTCCAACTGCCTGGCAGTCAGGGCGTTCGCCGAGAGCCACAACCGCATCGACCTGATGGACATGGCCGATCAGTTTGCTTGTGAACATTTCACAGAAGTGATGGAGTGCGAGGACTTTGTGAGCGTGTCACCGCAGCACCTCCATAAACTCCTGTCCTCCAGTGACCTGAACATTGAAAACGAAAAGCAAGTTTACAGTGCTGCTATCAAGTGGCTGCTGGCCAATCCGCAGCATCATGCCACGTGGCTGGATGAGATCCTTGCACAG GTACGGCTGCCTCTCTTGCCCATTTGTTTCCTTATGGGTGTTGTGGCAAAGGAAGAGATTGTCAAGCAGAATCTAAAATGTAGGGATTTGCTGGATGAAGCAAGGAACTACCACCTTCACCtgagcagcagggcagtgcctgACTTTGAGTACTCCATTCGCACAACACCAAGGAAGCAGACTGCTG gtgTGCTGTTCTGTGTCGGTGGCAGAGGCGGATCCGGTGACCCCTTCCGCAGCATCGAGTGTTACTCCATCAGTAAGAACAGCTGGTTCTTCGGCCCTGAAATgaacagcaggaggaggcacGTGGGCGTGATCTCCGTGGGAG GTAAAGTCTACGCAGTAGGTGGACATGATGGAAATGAGCACTTAGGAAGCATGGAAGTATTTGATCCTCTCACAAACAAGTGGATGATGAAGGCATCAATGAACACAAAGAG GACCCGCACTGAGGTGTTGCTGCTGTGGTTCCCCAGGAGAGGCATCGCCCTGGCGTCCCTGGGGGGCCCCATCTACGCCATCGGGGGCTTGGATGACAACACGTGCTTCAGCGACGCGGAGCGCTACGACATCGACTCGGATCGCTGGAGCACCGTGGCCTCCATGAACACTCCCCGGGGAGGCGTGGGCTCCGTAGCCCTGGTG AACCATGTTTACGCTGTGGGTGGCAATGATGGTGTAGCATCTCTTTCCAGCGTGGAGAAATACGATCCCCACTTGGATAAGTGGATAGAAGTGAAAGAGATGGGTCAGCGAAGGGCTGGGAACGGTGTCAGCGAGCTCCACGGCTGCTTATATGTTGTGG GTGGCTTTGATGACAACTCGCCCCTGAGCTCGGTGGAGCGGTTTGACCCACGCTGTAACAAATGGGAATACGTGGCAGAGCTCACAACTCCAAGGGGTGGTGTTGGCATAGCAACACTGATGGGAAAAATTTTTGCAGTTGGAGGTCATAACGGCAACGTGTACCTGAATACAGTGGAAGCATTTGATCCCATAGTGAACAG GTGGGAGCTCGTGGGCTCGGTGTCacactgcagggcaggggcgGGCGTGGCCGTGTGCTCCTGTCTCAGCAGCCAGATCCGGGATGTGGGCCAAGGATCCAGCAACGTTGTGGACTGCATGTGA